In Leptospira meyeri, a single window of DNA contains:
- a CDS encoding DUF2750 domain-containing protein, with amino-acid sequence MSISSIQYKVFYAEILNNSSVWTIKDKNGFPAPKNSEGNRSIPFWSTEKRVKNIIENVSEYSGFEAFEISLEDFMEKWIPGLKKDKLLIGINWSGEKATGYDIKPNELQVNLRKLIKK; translated from the coding sequence TTCTACGCAGAAATTCTGAATAATTCTTCAGTATGGACGATTAAAGATAAAAATGGATTCCCTGCTCCAAAAAATAGTGAAGGTAACCGATCAATACCTTTTTGGTCTACGGAAAAAAGAGTAAAGAATATAATTGAAAACGTATCCGAATATTCTGGCTTCGAAGCTTTTGAGATTTCCCTTGAGGATTTTATGGAAAAATGGATCCCAGGATTAAAGAAAGATAAGTTGCTTATTGGAATAAATTGGTCCGGAGAAAAGGCTACTGGATACGATATTAAACCAAATGAATTACAAGTAAACTTGCGAAAATTAATAAAGAAATAA
- a CDS encoding Lp29 family lipoprotein has protein sequence MKFLIPIVITILGCNSYTSYIVPDSKKTEFISNKRIALIGFMNYEFHMSNDRQGNAYRSSASLNYNNSMKQFFPAGKDISSFNTNNINNQIGRENCLDFVYEYLNVVKDSGEKELKKFIDINLTPDTSKSTCSVKSKNVDYYILGIPGKPFNSWTNYDESFIGYIKNAISVLTLFIVPSKQAEPVNAYFYVYDSRLNLIDKFEYKKQVIITTSWWFNLYLDENENVFKEINQSILKSQENITKEFSFDFNTKYK, from the coding sequence ATGAAATTCTTAATCCCTATTGTTATTACAATATTAGGATGTAACTCATATACAAGTTACATTGTGCCAGATTCAAAAAAGACTGAATTTATATCAAACAAAAGAATTGCTTTAATTGGATTCATGAATTATGAATTTCATATGAGCAATGATAGACAAGGAAATGCCTATCGGTCATCCGCATCACTAAATTACAACAATTCTATGAAACAATTTTTTCCTGCCGGCAAAGATATATCCTCATTCAATACTAATAACATCAATAATCAAATTGGAAGAGAAAATTGTTTAGATTTTGTTTATGAATATCTAAACGTTGTAAAAGATTCAGGAGAAAAAGAACTAAAAAAGTTTATCGATATAAATTTAACACCCGACACTTCTAAGTCAACATGCTCAGTTAAATCTAAAAATGTAGATTATTATATACTTGGAATCCCAGGAAAACCCTTTAATTCATGGACTAATTACGATGAAAGTTTTATTGGTTATATAAAAAATGCTATTTCTGTCCTAACATTATTTATAGTCCCCTCAAAACAGGCAGAACCTGTAAATGCATATTTCTATGTTTATGATTCCAGGCTAAATCTTATAGATAAGTTTGAATATAAAAAACAGGTAATAATTACAACTTCATGGTGGTTTAATTTATATTTGGACGAAAACGAAAATGTGTTTAAAGAGATTAACCAAAGCATATTAAAATCACAAGAAAATATCACGAAAGAATTTTCTTTTGACTTTAACACGAAATATAAATAA